The nucleotide sequence AGTAACTCCTGCAACGACTTGATCAAAATGAGGCGTCTCGCCTTTGATCACGGCTCCTAAACAAATTACAGCATCATATTTACCTGTTGCTGCCAATTTATCCGCGACTACCGGAATCTCAAAAGCACCTGGAATGATAACTGTATCAATGTCTGCTTCGGCTACACCGTGGCGTCTCAAGCAATCAATGGCGCCATCTTGTAACTTGAAAGTAATGAGTTCGTTAAAACGAGCAGTAACGATAGCGAATTTTTTGC is from Lentisphaera profundi and encodes:
- the ribH gene encoding 6,7-dimethyl-8-ribityllumazine synthase, producing MGRKIEGLLTGEGKKFAIVTARFNELITFKLQDGAIDCLRRHGVAEADIDTVIIPGAFEIPVVADKLAATGKYDAVICLGAVIKGETPHFDQVVAGVTSGVAQLGLKHSLPVIYGVLTTDTVEQALNRAGVKAGNKGWDAALCALDTSSVLSQI